In the genome of Carboxydocella sporoproducens DSM 16521, the window AATGATACATCCGGTCGCCCCGCAGAGTAACTTTCACACCGATGGGCATGTTTTCCCGCAGCTTAAAGCCGGCGATGGATTTTTTGGCCCGGGTGACGATGGGCTTTTGACCGGTAATCATGGTCAGGTCATTAACAGCAGCCTCAATGGCCTTGGGATTTTGAATGGCTTCTCCCAGACCGATATTGATTACCACTTTTTCCAGTTTAGGAATTTGCATAACGTTTTTATAGCCAAACTTCTGCATCAATGCAGGAGCTACTTCGGCTTGGTATTTCTCTCTGAGTCGTGCCAAGGTTACTACCTCCTTTCCCGGTCAAGTTCTATTCGAGGTTAGTGCCACACTTTTTGCAAACCCGAACTTTTACTCCGTCTTTAATCAGTTTGCCATAACGAACGCCTTTACCACATTTGTCACACCAGAGCATGACATTGGAAGCATGGATGGG includes:
- the rplE gene encoding 50S ribosomal protein L5, translated to MARLREKYQAEVAPALMQKFGYKNVMQIPKLEKVVINIGLGEAIQNPKAIEAAVNDLTMITGQKPIVTRAKKSIAGFKLRENMPIGVKVTLRGDRMYHFLDKLFHVALPRVRDFRGVSPTGFDGRGNYNLGLKEQLIFPEIEYDKVDKLRGMNVTIVTSAKTDEEARELLRLLGMPFRASK